A region from the Sphingomonas flavescens genome encodes:
- the putA gene encoding bifunctional proline dehydrogenase/L-glutamate gamma-semialdehyde dehydrogenase PutA — protein sequence MAAAMPIDRTAVRGAYRPDENKVVDERIAQARLSAAELGEATATARALVKGVRAHRPSGVDAFLHAYDLGSDEGIAMMCLAEALLRIPDAHTADELIADKLSGPDWSDQVGRSDSAFVNAATFSLLLTGKVLEGAQDRSSNWKAALGRAVGRLGEPVVRTAVREAMKILGKNFVFGRTIDEALKRAAPEQKQGLSHSFDMLGEAAKTFADADRYAQSYRAALQRIAKESKGGFRKDPGISVKLTALHPRFEYTHREEALAAVVPVVRELAMLASQADVHFTIDAEEADRLELQMDVFEALLADDALFAKGWGGFGLALQAYQKRAAPLCDWVINAARTYGRKLMVRLVKGAYWDTEIKAAQVGGLPDYPVFTRKVATDVSYLACARKLLAATDAIYPAFATHNANTIGQIKALAGGNEFEFQRLHGMGEELYEELARLEGAIGDRRTPVRIYAPVGSHKELLAYLVRRLLENGANSSFVNRIADEQVSIDELIGDPVAELDALKPRRNPKILLPRNVFGPDRHNSAGLDLSDALEREPVLARLQALESKRWIAKPTIGSGTPRPVTSPHDRGSEVGTVFEASADDVDQMVRAGHAAQQRWDAVGGEARARLLDHTADLFEEHREQFYSLCIREAGKTLPDAILEVREAVDFLRFYASEARRQFVRPMPLPGPTGEHNELRLHGRGVFACISPWNFPLAIFTGPVAAALAAGNAAIAKAAEQTPLIGALAIDLFHQAGVPKDIVQLAPGDGRVGAALTQHPLLAGVAFTGSTDTARLINRTLAERDGPIIPFIAETGGQNAMIVDSSALPEQVTRDVISSAFQSAGQRCSACRVIFVQDDVADGIVAMIAGAMSALTVGDPSDLATDVGPVIDEEAKKLLDEHLTWLDQHAKRVGRLDLPVEAAKGSFVAPAIYEIRSLSELNKENFGPILHVIRFNGEKLADVVEQINATGYGLTLGLQSRIDTVRDYVEEHARVGNFYVNRNQIGAVVESQPFGGEGLSGTGPKAGGPHYVARFATERVTCIDTTAAGGNASLMASIDG from the coding sequence ATGGCCGCCGCCATGCCGATCGATCGTACCGCCGTTCGCGGTGCCTATCGTCCGGACGAAAATAAGGTCGTCGACGAGCGGATCGCCCAGGCTCGGCTGAGCGCCGCCGAACTCGGCGAAGCGACCGCGACGGCCCGTGCATTGGTCAAAGGCGTTCGCGCGCACAGGCCGTCGGGGGTGGACGCGTTCCTCCACGCCTACGACCTGGGCTCGGACGAGGGCATTGCAATGATGTGCCTAGCGGAAGCCCTGCTGCGCATTCCCGATGCCCACACCGCCGATGAGCTGATCGCCGACAAATTGTCGGGTCCCGATTGGTCGGATCAGGTCGGACGGTCCGACTCCGCGTTCGTGAATGCCGCGACCTTCTCGCTGCTGCTGACCGGCAAGGTGCTTGAAGGCGCACAGGATCGTTCGTCCAACTGGAAGGCCGCCCTCGGTCGCGCGGTCGGTCGCCTTGGCGAGCCGGTCGTCCGAACGGCTGTCCGCGAGGCGATGAAGATCCTCGGCAAGAATTTCGTCTTCGGCCGCACCATCGATGAGGCGTTGAAGCGCGCGGCGCCGGAGCAGAAGCAGGGCCTTAGCCACAGCTTCGACATGCTGGGTGAGGCGGCCAAGACGTTCGCCGACGCCGATCGCTACGCGCAATCTTACCGTGCTGCGCTCCAGCGGATCGCGAAAGAGTCCAAAGGTGGCTTCCGCAAGGATCCCGGCATTTCGGTCAAGCTGACGGCGCTTCACCCGCGTTTCGAATACACGCATCGCGAAGAGGCACTTGCCGCGGTGGTCCCGGTCGTTCGCGAACTGGCGATGCTGGCGTCACAAGCCGACGTTCACTTCACCATCGACGCCGAGGAGGCCGACCGGCTCGAGCTGCAGATGGACGTATTCGAGGCGCTGCTCGCCGACGATGCTCTGTTCGCCAAGGGCTGGGGCGGGTTCGGACTGGCGCTTCAGGCATACCAGAAGCGCGCGGCACCGTTATGCGACTGGGTCATCAACGCGGCGCGAACCTACGGGCGCAAGCTGATGGTTCGTCTGGTCAAGGGCGCCTATTGGGATACGGAGATCAAGGCCGCGCAGGTCGGTGGACTGCCCGATTATCCGGTCTTCACGCGCAAGGTCGCGACCGACGTCTCCTACCTCGCATGCGCGCGCAAGCTGCTGGCTGCCACGGACGCCATCTACCCGGCGTTTGCCACGCACAACGCCAACACCATCGGCCAGATCAAGGCACTCGCGGGCGGCAATGAATTCGAGTTCCAGCGGCTCCACGGCATGGGCGAGGAGCTTTATGAAGAGCTCGCCCGGCTGGAAGGCGCGATCGGGGACCGCCGCACACCGGTGCGCATCTACGCGCCAGTCGGCAGTCACAAGGAACTGCTGGCCTATCTGGTTCGCCGCCTCCTCGAAAACGGCGCCAATTCCAGCTTCGTCAACCGCATCGCCGACGAGCAGGTGTCGATTGATGAGCTGATCGGCGATCCGGTTGCGGAGCTCGACGCGTTGAAGCCGCGGCGGAATCCCAAGATCCTGCTTCCACGCAACGTCTTCGGCCCCGACCGGCACAACAGCGCCGGTCTCGATCTTTCCGACGCGCTGGAGCGGGAGCCGGTGCTGGCGCGCCTACAGGCCCTCGAAAGCAAGCGCTGGATCGCGAAGCCCACGATTGGATCGGGAACGCCGCGGCCTGTGACCTCACCGCACGATCGCGGCAGCGAGGTCGGGACCGTTTTCGAAGCGAGCGCGGACGACGTCGACCAAATGGTGCGCGCGGGTCATGCTGCGCAGCAGCGTTGGGATGCGGTAGGCGGCGAGGCCCGCGCGCGGCTGCTAGATCACACCGCCGATTTGTTCGAGGAGCATCGCGAGCAATTCTACTCGCTGTGCATCCGTGAAGCCGGGAAAACGCTTCCAGACGCGATCCTCGAAGTCCGCGAAGCGGTCGATTTCCTTCGATTCTACGCATCCGAGGCGCGGCGGCAGTTCGTCCGGCCAATGCCGCTGCCAGGGCCAACCGGGGAGCATAACGAGCTGCGGCTGCATGGCCGCGGCGTGTTTGCCTGCATCAGCCCGTGGAATTTTCCGCTGGCGATCTTCACCGGGCCCGTTGCCGCGGCGCTGGCCGCCGGCAATGCGGCGATCGCGAAGGCGGCGGAACAGACTCCGCTCATTGGCGCCTTGGCCATCGATCTCTTCCACCAGGCTGGCGTGCCGAAGGATATCGTTCAGCTTGCACCCGGCGACGGCCGCGTCGGCGCCGCGCTTACGCAGCATCCGCTACTCGCCGGCGTCGCCTTCACCGGTTCGACTGATACTGCGCGGTTGATCAACCGAACCCTCGCAGAGCGCGACGGACCGATCATTCCCTTCATCGCCGAGACCGGCGGGCAGAATGCGATGATCGTCGACAGCTCGGCGCTCCCCGAGCAGGTCACGCGCGACGTCATTTCGTCCGCATTCCAGAGTGCGGGCCAGCGCTGCTCCGCGTGCCGCGTCATCTTCGTCCAGGACGACGTGGCGGACGGCATAGTGGCCATGATCGCTGGCGCCATGAGCGCGCTGACGGTCGGCGACCCTTCAGACCTGGCAACGGACGTTGGTCCGGTCATTGACGAAGAGGCGAAGAAGCTTCTCGACGAACACCTTACCTGGCTCGATCAGCACGCGAAGCGCGTCGGACGATTGGATCTACCGGTCGAGGCAGCAAAGGGCAGCTTCGTCGCGCCCGCGATCTACGAAATCCGATCTTTGAGCGAGCTCAACAAGGAAAACTTCGGCCCAATCCTCCATGTTATTCGCTTCAACGGCGAAAAGCTGGCGGACGTCGTCGAGCAAATCAACGCGACGGGCTATGGCCTGACGCTAGGGCTGCAAAGCCGGATCGACACCGTCCGCGACTATGTCGAGGAGCATGCGCGGGTCGGCAATTTCTACGTCAATCGCAACCAGATCGGCGCGGTCGTAGAGAGCCAGCCTTTCGGGGGCGAGGGCCTCAGCGGAACGGGCCCCAAGGCGGGCGGACCGCACTATGTTGCTCGGTTCGCGACGGAACGGGTAACCTGCATCGACACTACTGCGGCGGGCGGCAATGCGTCGCTGATGGCGTCGATCGACGGCTAA
- the secA gene encoding preprotein translocase subunit SecA, whose protein sequence is MFAAVAKSIFGSANDRYVRGLGKYVDAVNGFEPNISALTDDELRGQTEKFRQRLASGEKLDDLLPEAFATVREAAIRTLGQRHYDVQLIGGIALHRGEIAEMKTGEGKTLVATLAVYLNALTSKGVHVVTVNDYLASRDAGWMGRIYRFLGMTVGVIVPNLTDQERRDAYNCDITYATNNELGFDYLRDNMKFSRDQMVQRPFNFAIVDEVDSILIDEARTPLIISGPTDDKSDLYISVDGIVKTFEASDYDKDEKQKSVVLTEDGTEKAERMLEAAGLIEGRNLYDIANTQVVHHLNQALKANVMFKKDIDYIVKDGKVVIIDEFTGRMMDGRRWSDGLHQAVEAKEGVVIEPENQTLASITFQNYFRMYPKLSGMTGTAMTEAPEFFDIYKMNVVSIPTNVPVQRVDEDDEFYKTMPEKFAAIAKEIKGKQEAGQPVLVGTVSIEKSEMLSEFLQKEGIKHSVLNARFHEQEAHIVSQAGRIGAVTIATNMAGRGTDIQLGGNLEFRMQDEFPELVAGTPEYDAKAEQIRAEIVAEKQHVLSIGGLYVLGTERHESRRIDNQLRGRSGRQGDPGLSRFYLSLDDDLLRIFGPQTMFSRLMKNQLEDGEAIVSPWISKAIETAQKKVEARNYDIRKQVVEFDDVMNDQRKVIYEQRSDIMDAESVDETIVDMRAETINSIVAVNCPEGTYPEQWNVPGLKEAIDEVLGLQPPIDEWLQEEAIDPELVTERIQKLADDAIAAKLQQIEPDQWASIEKQVLIQTLDHHWKEHLGTLDALRQVIHLRSYAQKKPIDEYKQEAFLLFERLLVAIREEVTRVLMRAQVSFDPAPPPELPDFITQHIDPFSADDDTADIDAAARGLMSNMPPLLNIPQPDLPHREGGGVAEAPISRNAPCPCGSGKKYKHCHGQPA, encoded by the coding sequence ATGTTCGCCGCAGTGGCAAAAAGCATCTTCGGATCGGCCAACGATCGCTACGTTCGCGGGCTCGGCAAATATGTCGACGCGGTCAACGGCTTCGAGCCCAACATTTCGGCGCTGACGGATGATGAGCTGCGCGGACAGACGGAGAAGTTTCGTCAGCGGCTGGCGAGCGGCGAGAAGCTCGACGATCTCCTGCCGGAAGCTTTTGCTACGGTGCGCGAAGCCGCGATCCGGACGCTCGGACAGCGTCACTACGACGTTCAGCTGATCGGCGGCATTGCGCTCCATCGCGGCGAAATTGCCGAGATGAAGACGGGCGAGGGCAAGACGCTCGTCGCGACCCTCGCGGTCTATCTGAACGCGCTGACCTCCAAGGGCGTCCACGTCGTGACCGTCAACGACTATCTCGCTTCCCGCGACGCGGGCTGGATGGGGCGGATCTACCGCTTCCTCGGCATGACGGTCGGCGTGATCGTGCCGAACCTGACCGACCAGGAGCGTCGGGACGCCTATAATTGCGACATCACCTACGCGACGAACAACGAACTCGGCTTCGATTACCTTCGCGACAACATGAAGTTCTCGCGTGACCAGATGGTCCAGCGGCCCTTCAATTTTGCGATTGTCGACGAGGTAGATTCGATCCTGATCGACGAGGCGCGGACGCCGCTGATCATCTCGGGACCGACCGACGACAAGTCCGACCTCTACATTTCCGTCGACGGCATCGTGAAGACGTTCGAGGCGTCTGACTACGATAAGGACGAGAAGCAGAAGAGCGTCGTCCTGACCGAAGACGGTACCGAAAAGGCCGAGCGCATGCTCGAGGCTGCGGGGCTGATCGAAGGACGCAATCTCTACGACATCGCCAACACGCAGGTCGTCCACCACCTGAATCAGGCCCTTAAGGCCAATGTGATGTTCAAAAAGGACATCGATTACATCGTGAAGGACGGTAAGGTCGTCATCATCGATGAGTTCACCGGCCGCATGATGGATGGGCGCCGCTGGTCGGACGGCCTTCACCAGGCGGTGGAAGCCAAGGAAGGCGTGGTCATCGAGCCTGAGAACCAGACGCTCGCCTCGATCACTTTCCAGAACTACTTCCGCATGTATCCGAAGCTGTCGGGCATGACCGGCACGGCGATGACCGAGGCGCCGGAATTCTTCGACATCTACAAGATGAACGTGGTCTCCATCCCGACCAACGTCCCGGTGCAGCGCGTCGACGAGGATGACGAATTCTACAAGACGATGCCCGAGAAGTTCGCGGCCATCGCCAAGGAGATCAAGGGCAAGCAGGAGGCCGGTCAGCCGGTGCTGGTCGGCACGGTGTCGATCGAAAAGTCGGAGATGCTGTCCGAGTTCCTGCAAAAGGAAGGCATCAAGCACTCCGTGCTGAACGCCCGCTTCCACGAGCAGGAAGCGCATATCGTGTCGCAGGCAGGCCGCATTGGCGCGGTGACGATCGCCACCAACATGGCGGGCCGGGGTACCGACATTCAGCTGGGCGGCAACCTCGAGTTCCGGATGCAGGATGAGTTCCCCGAGCTCGTCGCCGGCACGCCCGAATATGATGCAAAGGCCGAACAGATCCGCGCCGAGATCGTCGCCGAGAAGCAGCATGTGCTCAGTATCGGCGGCCTTTACGTGCTCGGCACCGAGCGTCACGAAAGCCGCCGTATCGACAACCAGCTGCGCGGGCGTTCGGGTCGTCAGGGCGATCCTGGCCTGTCGCGCTTCTACCTCAGTCTCGACGACGACCTGCTGCGCATCTTCGGTCCGCAGACCATGTTCTCGCGCCTGATGAAGAACCAGCTCGAGGACGGCGAAGCGATCGTCAGCCCTTGGATCTCCAAGGCGATCGAGACGGCGCAGAAGAAGGTCGAGGCCCGCAACTACGACATCCGTAAGCAGGTCGTCGAATTCGATGACGTGATGAACGACCAGCGCAAGGTCATCTACGAACAGCGCTCGGACATCATGGACGCGGAGAGCGTCGACGAAACGATCGTCGACATGCGCGCCGAGACGATCAATTCGATCGTGGCAGTGAACTGTCCTGAGGGGACCTATCCGGAGCAATGGAATGTTCCGGGCCTCAAGGAAGCGATCGACGAGGTGCTGGGCCTTCAGCCGCCGATCGACGAGTGGCTGCAGGAAGAAGCGATCGATCCCGAACTAGTCACCGAGCGCATCCAGAAGCTCGCTGACGACGCAATTGCGGCGAAGCTCCAGCAGATCGAGCCGGACCAGTGGGCCAGTATCGAGAAGCAGGTTCTGATCCAGACGCTCGATCACCACTGGAAGGAGCATCTCGGGACGCTCGACGCGCTGCGTCAGGTCATCCACCTGCGCAGCTATGCGCAGAAGAAGCCGATCGACGAATACAAGCAGGAAGCCTTCCTGCTGTTTGAGCGGCTGCTAGTCGCGATCCGTGAGGAAGTCACCCGCGTGCTGATGCGGGCGCAGGTATCGTTCGATCCGGCGCCGCCGCCCGAGTTGCCCGACTTCATCACGCAGCACATCGATCCGTTCTCGGCGGACGACGACACGGCAGATATCGACGCCGCGGCGCGCGGCCTGATGTCGAACATGCCGCCGTTGTTGAACATCCCGCAGCCCGATCTGCCGCACCGCGAGGGCGGGGGCGTTGCCGAAGCGCCGATCAGCCGCAATGCGCCGTGCCCATGCGGGTCGGGCAAGAAGTACAAGCATTGCCACGGACAGCCGGCCTGA
- the trxA gene encoding thioredoxin: MATKSVTDQSFASDVLGSETPVLVDFWAEWCGPCRMIAPALEEIAGELGDKVTIAKLNIDENPDTPGRYGVRGIPTMLLFKGGQPVAQKVGAAPRSQIQQWLESSLDAA; the protein is encoded by the coding sequence ATGGCCACCAAGTCTGTCACCGACCAGAGCTTTGCGTCCGACGTTCTGGGCTCTGAAACCCCCGTGCTCGTGGACTTCTGGGCAGAGTGGTGCGGACCGTGCCGAATGATTGCCCCGGCGCTCGAGGAGATTGCGGGTGAACTCGGCGACAAGGTCACGATCGCAAAGCTGAACATCGACGAGAACCCGGACACGCCGGGCCGTTATGGCGTCCGCGGCATTCCGACGATGCTGCTTTTCAAGGGCGGCCAGCCGGTGGCGCAGAAGGTCGGCGCCGCGCCCCGCAGCCAGATTCAGCAGTGGCTCGAAAGCAGCCTCGACGCGGCCTGA
- the addA gene encoding double-strand break repair helicase AddA → MSGRLKTLPELKGEQSQASDPRVHAALSASAGTGKTQVLTARVLRLLLQGARPESILCLTFTKAAAAEMANRIGSRLAAWVRLKDTDLGQDLLHLGERNDPRMRERARQLFARVLDCPGGLKIQTIHAFSQSLLAAFPAEAGIVPGFQPLEGRAEQELVRRTLAEVLADAESSGAQGLIADVQRLSHRLGEAGAIEYLQICARRPDAMDAFGLPETIEPRIRNLLQLPVDTHDDSVEDYIAHHCGDDRFDCDLLRAVADANRAWGASSGLGHAAEIDEWLALTPIERAAKLNNLRKVVQTEKGTPRVSAGQKKAEPNYEEHAGRLANLIGDLLRIQRGAEFAADIAAGLRAGQAFALAYTRAKRAAGVADFNDLIDWTRRLLNEPGMGDWVRYKLDRQVDHVLVDEAQDTNAAQWDIIDRLVDEFFSGSSEAEQRVRTLFMVGDFKQAIYGFQGTDPARFNEAREHFKARAAALDPGADDLFSYQARAQEFRDLSIAASFRSAQPVLDVVDAVIDAVGAEAIGLAEAPPAHRAHHSTRPGQVELWQPFAIPDPEDDSDEGEERWISLRDRKYAEEIADRIRAMLEEGPVLASTERPLTPGDILILVRSRGELASLIVARLFSAGVPVAGVDRLHLHEPLAVQDLLAAVKFAVQPSDDLSLACLLVSPLIGWDQNQLRLLAYGREGRLWRALRERAGENDAFAAAHSALSELLRIADFTTPSRFLETILTGPMQGRRKIYSRLGMAARDAIDELMNSALEFERTETASLDRFLSWFSRGTVDVQRDPGAPANEVRVMTVHGAKGLEAPVVILADATADPARLGRMPISMDIPVPGVGDAPLLRPRKEERGPPFEEAMAERERRDAEEHLRLLYVALTRAADRLIISGVRPKERKDGADPRPAGCWHRTVEQAMLPISEAGEGHVALRYAAGAPISPRRVRSKVELPTTIVPAWAMQPAPPEARPPRPLAPSAIAVDDESAPPPSEAMRRAALRGTWIHHLLELLPAVPPGARSAAADRWLEKSANVVEISVRDEVVALVCDILSDPRFSDLFGPGSLGEAPLAATLHDGRVIAGTVDRLMVTDDRVAVIDFKTGRVPVADDDVPASHLAQMKAYTQALEIIFPGRHVSASLLYTAGPKLIELTP, encoded by the coding sequence ATGAGCGGGCGCCTGAAGACTTTGCCGGAGCTCAAGGGCGAGCAGTCGCAGGCGTCGGACCCGCGTGTCCATGCTGCGCTGTCGGCCTCTGCGGGCACAGGCAAAACGCAGGTGCTGACGGCGCGCGTGCTCCGCCTGCTGTTGCAGGGCGCGCGACCGGAATCGATCCTGTGTCTAACCTTTACCAAGGCTGCGGCTGCCGAGATGGCCAATCGCATCGGCTCGCGGCTCGCCGCATGGGTGCGGCTCAAGGATACCGACCTTGGCCAGGATCTGCTGCACCTTGGCGAGCGCAACGATCCCCGCATGCGCGAGCGCGCACGACAGCTGTTCGCCCGCGTCCTAGATTGTCCTGGCGGGCTGAAGATCCAGACCATTCATGCCTTTTCGCAGTCGCTGCTGGCCGCGTTTCCAGCCGAGGCCGGGATCGTGCCTGGTTTCCAGCCCCTGGAAGGGCGTGCCGAGCAGGAATTGGTGCGACGGACCTTGGCCGAGGTGCTTGCCGATGCCGAGAGTAGTGGTGCCCAAGGCCTAATCGCGGATGTGCAGCGGCTCAGCCACCGGCTCGGTGAAGCGGGCGCCATTGAATATCTTCAAATCTGCGCGCGGCGACCCGATGCCATGGACGCGTTTGGTCTTCCTGAGACCATCGAACCGCGCATTCGTAATCTGCTTCAGCTTCCGGTGGATACGCACGACGATTCGGTCGAAGATTACATCGCGCACCACTGCGGCGACGATCGGTTCGATTGCGATCTGCTTCGCGCGGTTGCCGACGCTAATCGGGCCTGGGGAGCAAGTTCCGGTCTGGGTCACGCGGCGGAGATCGATGAATGGTTGGCCCTGACACCAATCGAACGTGCCGCGAAGCTTAATAATCTGCGAAAGGTCGTTCAGACCGAGAAGGGTACACCGAGAGTTTCCGCGGGCCAAAAGAAAGCGGAGCCAAACTACGAAGAACACGCGGGTCGGCTGGCCAATCTCATCGGCGACCTCCTCCGTATCCAGCGCGGCGCGGAGTTTGCTGCCGACATTGCTGCCGGCCTACGCGCCGGACAGGCTTTTGCGCTCGCTTATACGCGAGCGAAACGCGCTGCCGGAGTCGCGGACTTCAACGACCTCATCGACTGGACTCGGCGCCTGTTGAACGAGCCGGGCATGGGCGATTGGGTGCGCTACAAGCTCGACCGGCAGGTCGACCACGTGCTGGTCGACGAGGCGCAGGACACCAACGCCGCCCAATGGGACATCATCGACCGGCTGGTCGATGAGTTTTTCAGCGGGTCGAGCGAGGCCGAGCAACGTGTACGCACGCTGTTCATGGTGGGTGACTTCAAGCAGGCGATATACGGCTTTCAGGGAACCGACCCCGCCCGATTCAACGAGGCCCGTGAGCATTTCAAGGCGCGCGCGGCGGCGCTCGATCCGGGCGCCGACGACCTCTTCAGCTATCAGGCGAGGGCGCAAGAATTTCGCGACCTGTCTATCGCTGCCAGCTTCCGTTCGGCTCAACCGGTGCTCGATGTGGTCGATGCCGTGATCGACGCGGTCGGCGCCGAAGCGATCGGGCTGGCCGAGGCGCCGCCAGCCCATCGCGCGCATCATTCCACCCGGCCTGGCCAGGTCGAGCTTTGGCAGCCATTCGCGATTCCCGACCCCGAGGATGACAGCGACGAAGGCGAAGAACGCTGGATTAGCCTGCGCGACCGCAAATATGCGGAGGAAATCGCCGACCGCATTCGGGCGATGCTCGAGGAAGGGCCAGTGCTGGCCTCGACCGAGCGCCCCCTGACGCCGGGGGACATTCTGATCCTGGTCCGCAGCCGCGGCGAACTGGCTTCGCTCATCGTGGCCCGCCTGTTTTCGGCCGGCGTGCCCGTGGCTGGTGTCGACCGCTTGCATCTGCACGAACCGCTGGCGGTGCAGGATCTGCTCGCGGCGGTGAAGTTTGCGGTCCAGCCCAGCGACGACCTCAGCCTCGCGTGTCTCCTCGTGTCGCCACTGATCGGCTGGGACCAAAACCAGCTTAGGCTGCTTGCTTATGGGCGGGAGGGCCGTCTGTGGCGCGCATTGCGCGAGCGGGCAGGGGAGAATGACGCGTTCGCCGCTGCCCATTCGGCACTGTCTGAGCTGCTACGGATTGCCGATTTCACGACGCCTTCGCGGTTCCTGGAGACCATCTTGACCGGTCCGATGCAGGGTCGCCGTAAGATCTACTCACGCCTCGGCATGGCGGCGCGGGATGCCATCGATGAGTTGATGAACAGCGCGCTGGAATTCGAGCGCACGGAAACCGCGTCCCTCGACCGCTTCCTCTCGTGGTTTTCGCGCGGCACAGTGGACGTCCAGCGCGATCCCGGGGCTCCGGCCAACGAGGTGCGGGTGATGACCGTTCACGGCGCCAAGGGACTCGAAGCGCCGGTGGTCATCCTCGCCGACGCGACCGCTGACCCGGCGCGGTTGGGCCGAATGCCGATTTCAATGGACATCCCGGTGCCAGGTGTCGGTGATGCGCCGCTGCTGCGGCCCCGCAAGGAAGAGCGTGGCCCGCCCTTCGAGGAAGCAATGGCCGAACGCGAGCGCCGCGATGCAGAGGAGCATCTGCGCCTGTTGTATGTAGCGCTGACGCGCGCTGCGGACCGACTGATTATTAGCGGCGTACGGCCGAAGGAGCGCAAGGATGGCGCCGATCCGCGGCCGGCGGGCTGCTGGCATCGGACCGTCGAGCAGGCCATGTTGCCCATCTCGGAGGCGGGCGAGGGTCACGTTGCACTGCGCTACGCCGCTGGCGCGCCGATTTCGCCTAGGCGCGTCCGATCGAAAGTCGAACTGCCGACCACGATTGTTCCGGCGTGGGCGATGCAGCCGGCGCCACCCGAGGCGCGGCCGCCGCGTCCGCTCGCGCCGTCAGCAATCGCCGTGGATGATGAAAGCGCGCCACCACCGAGCGAGGCGATGCGCCGGGCGGCACTTCGTGGAACCTGGATCCACCATCTGCTCGAGCTTCTGCCCGCGGTGCCACCGGGCGCGCGATCGGCCGCCGCCGACCGCTGGCTCGAAAAATCCGCCAATGTTGTGGAGATCTCGGTCCGTGACGAGGTCGTTGCCCTCGTTTGCGATATCCTGTCGGATCCACGCTTTTCCGATCTCTTCGGGCCTGGCTCACTGGGCGAAGCGCCACTTGCAGCAACACTGCACGACGGCCGCGTCATCGCCGGAACGGTCGATCGCCTTATGGTCACCGATGACCGGGTGGCGGTGATCGACTTCAAGACCGGGCGGGTGCCCGTAGCCGATGACGACGTTCCGGCCAGCCACCTGGCGCAGATGAAGGCCTACACCCAGGCGTTGGAGATCATCTTCCCTGGTCGGCATGTCAGCGCCTCCCTTTTGTACACAGCCGGTCCCAAGTTGATCGAACTGACGCCTTGA